In a single window of the uncultured Dysgonomonas sp. genome:
- a CDS encoding CHASE2 domain-containing protein: MIKKLLKTIYSFYKLRFIHTTIHAIVATALIYLLANFIFYIPLSLDYFAPIQKSNDFQLSDVFSAIRGKSKIINLNEEIVIVSTDDCVDRGEIAEVIAMVNSCNPKVIGLDIIFKEAIEMENDTKLIEAISDCSNIVLACQLKEYDKVNKRYEQKVNNFFSHYLSHLTEASININSSAEYHSIVRDFSTSIVYNEDTISTFSTVIANLYNNDLYNEFRKKEKETNLINFGADEFRRIKGSDVLENKDLLSGKVVIIGDVDSPGDQHNTPVNISMSGCIIHAHILSTILRNKHIDIVDEKVNVYIAVVVCFIFVFISQIVKKQWSNLSELIIRVIQFLLLAAFFVGGYYLFVNSNLYWSFAFLLIMLGLTTLVFDIYFGAVNAIEGRLNEKNKK; this comes from the coding sequence ATGATAAAAAAACTGCTAAAAACCATTTATTCCTTTTATAAATTACGATTTATACATACCACTATACATGCTATTGTAGCTACAGCATTAATTTATTTATTGGCCAATTTTATTTTCTATATTCCCTTGTCTCTCGATTATTTCGCTCCTATTCAGAAGTCCAATGATTTCCAACTGTCGGATGTTTTCAGTGCAATAAGAGGCAAAAGCAAGATTATAAACTTAAATGAGGAAATAGTTATAGTAAGCACCGATGACTGTGTCGACAGAGGCGAAATTGCAGAAGTTATTGCTATGGTAAACAGTTGCAACCCGAAAGTCATAGGCTTGGATATTATATTTAAAGAAGCTATTGAAATGGAAAATGACACAAAACTGATTGAAGCCATATCCGATTGTTCCAATATAGTGTTAGCCTGCCAACTGAAAGAATATGATAAAGTAAATAAACGGTATGAACAAAAGGTTAATAATTTCTTCTCACATTATTTATCACACCTGACAGAGGCCAGCATAAATATAAACAGCAGTGCCGAATATCATTCTATTGTACGTGACTTTTCCACATCCATTGTTTATAACGAAGATACTATCAGTACATTTTCCACTGTAATAGCAAATCTGTATAATAATGACTTATACAATGAATTCAGGAAAAAAGAGAAAGAGACAAACCTTATTAATTTTGGAGCTGATGAGTTCAGGAGAATCAAAGGTAGCGACGTCCTCGAGAATAAAGATCTCTTGTCGGGTAAAGTTGTTATAATAGGAGATGTAGACAGCCCGGGTGATCAGCATAACACGCCCGTAAATATTAGTATGAGCGGATGTATTATTCATGCTCATATTTTATCCACTATCCTTAGGAATAAGCATATCGATATTGTTGACGAAAAGGTTAATGTATATATTGCAGTCGTCGTTTGTTTCATTTTTGTTTTTATTTCTCAAATCGTCAAAAAGCAATGGAGTAACCTGAGTGAACTAATAATACGTGTTATCCAGTTTCTCTTATTAGCCGCTTTCTTCGTTGGAGGTTATTATCTGTTCGTCAATTCTAACTTGTACTGGAGTTTTGCTTTCCTGCTTATAATGCTGGGGCTTACAACTTTGGTTTTCGATATCTATTTCGGAGCAGTAAATGCCATAGAGGGGCGTTTAAATGAAAAAAATAAAAAATAA